Proteins co-encoded in one Bremerella sp. TYQ1 genomic window:
- a CDS encoding helix-turn-helix domain-containing protein, which translates to MKVFTTGQVAKICKVAPRTVSKWFDSGRLKGYRIPGSQDRRIPREYLIKFLKEHGMPLGDLEDEAMAKVLIVAQDQVLVENLRRELPLEKAFKVCVAASGFEAGIQAEGFHPDCIIVDFSIGRIEALQICQNLRRNPDFAETILIALLPDDGSSMSFDRSTINETFKKPFDAALLAERLRTLIGAKKELV; encoded by the coding sequence ATGAAGGTCTTCACAACAGGACAGGTCGCAAAGATCTGCAAAGTGGCCCCCCGCACGGTGAGTAAGTGGTTCGATTCGGGCCGCCTTAAGGGATATCGTATTCCTGGTTCCCAGGACCGACGTATTCCGCGGGAATATTTGATCAAGTTCCTGAAAGAACACGGCATGCCCCTTGGCGACTTGGAAGACGAAGCCATGGCCAAGGTGCTGATCGTTGCTCAGGACCAAGTGTTGGTGGAAAATCTGCGTCGCGAACTTCCGCTCGAGAAAGCATTCAAGGTCTGCGTGGCCGCGAGTGGTTTTGAGGCGGGAATTCAAGCCGAAGGTTTTCACCCGGACTGCATTATCGTGGATTTCTCGATCGGTCGTATCGAGGCATTGCAGATTTGCCAGAATCTGCGTCGGAATCCGGACTTCGCGGAAACGATTCTGATCGCCTTGCTGCCCGACGATGGAAGCTCGATGAGCTTCGATCGATCCACGATCAATGAGACGTTCAAGAAGCCGTTTGATGCGGCTCTGCTGGCCGAACGTCTGCGAACTTTGATCGGTGCTAAGAAGGAATTGGTCTAA
- a CDS encoding DUF1559 domain-containing protein has protein sequence MLTPSPRKAGFTLVELLVVIAIIGVLIALLLPAVQQAREAARRMTCSNNLKQLGLATHVYHDVHKQFPIGCLYVDKASPWNNNLTTWMARILPQIEQVALHEQINYVSHAHTSNDSPAQVEIEAFRCPSNAEDPRTTASVSTAPTDYAACVGKAWNLGGNDINNTGWTAVIVHGKSKGIFAANGTVRFADVTDGLSNTMALSEITHGDFYASSSTRPTCISDLGSQSTVPNGDSWLVGRFQDWCFNTQYTPNPPSPDCQHNGVWFNVAARSFHPGGVQVTMGDGSVRFVAETIALSTWQNLSNRDDGNVLGQL, from the coding sequence ATGCTCACCCCATCTCCCCGAAAAGCAGGCTTCACGCTTGTCGAACTCCTTGTTGTCATCGCCATCATTGGCGTATTGATCGCGCTTCTTCTACCTGCCGTGCAGCAGGCCCGGGAAGCGGCACGTCGAATGACCTGCAGCAACAATTTGAAACAGCTCGGTCTTGCGACTCACGTCTATCACGATGTCCACAAGCAATTCCCGATTGGCTGCCTATATGTCGATAAAGCAAGCCCCTGGAATAATAACTTGACGACGTGGATGGCTCGTATTCTGCCGCAGATTGAACAAGTTGCGTTGCATGAACAGATCAACTACGTCAGCCATGCACACACCTCGAACGATTCGCCAGCGCAAGTCGAGATCGAAGCATTTCGCTGCCCTAGTAATGCGGAAGATCCTCGCACGACCGCATCGGTCAGCACAGCTCCAACCGACTATGCGGCGTGCGTTGGCAAAGCTTGGAACCTGGGCGGCAACGACATCAACAACACCGGCTGGACGGCAGTGATCGTGCATGGGAAGAGTAAAGGGATCTTCGCAGCCAATGGAACGGTTCGTTTTGCTGATGTGACCGATGGATTGTCGAACACGATGGCCCTCTCGGAAATTACCCATGGCGATTTCTATGCCAGCAGTAGCACGCGTCCGACATGCATCTCGGACTTAGGCTCCCAAAGCACGGTGCCGAATGGCGACTCTTGGCTTGTCGGCCGTTTCCAAGATTGGTGCTTCAATACGCAGTACACTCCCAATCCCCCAAGCCCTGACTGCCAGCACAACGGTGTTTGGTTCAATGTGGCCGCACGCAGTTTTCACCCTGGCGGCGTGCAAGTCACCATGGGAGATGGCTCGGTTCGCTTTGTTGCCGAGACTATCGCGCTGTCGACCTGGCAAAACCTAAGCAACCGAGACGACGGCAACGTCCTCGGCCAGCTTTAA